One Spirochaeta africana DSM 8902 genomic window carries:
- a CDS encoding carbamoyltransferase family protein, translating to MRILGISAFYHDSAAALIEDGRIVAAAQEERFSRRKGDAGFPAHAVDYCLSEAGITTAELDAVCYYDKPIITFERLLSSYLHRAPFGLRSFLKAMPVWFKQKLWMEDVIRSHLPGDRQINDRIEILFARHHHSHAASAFYPSPFEHAAVVTLDGVGEWDTTTIGRGSGTSLQLERSIHFPHSLGLYYSAFTYYCGFKVNSGEYKLMGLAPYGTPRYAQQIRDHILQLAADGSFTLNQRYFNYVSGLKMINRRFEKLFGAPALPQGAAPTPFYMDIAASAQVVLEEAVLAIARHARELTGERYLVLAGGVALNSVANFKLLQQAGFDDIWIQPAAGDAGGAVGAALYAAHALHSQPRPHLNTAPGADHPVYAPPQDGMNGGALGPHYREPEAASQLDSLQAVYTRLPDDELFRTVAEDIANGRVVGWFDGRMEFGPRALGRRSILGDARSPEMQRTMNLKIKFREGFRPFAPVVAASHTAEWFNIDRSSPYMLLVCPVAEGKLLPAPAHEPSGFERLQVSRSQIPAVTHVDSSARIQTVHPETNPRFAALLQAFYELTGCPVMINTSFNVRGEPIVCRPEDAYRCFLGTDMDALVVGNLYLRKQDQPGRTEFTQELLQEWRDSHVID from the coding sequence ATGCGCATACTGGGAATCTCGGCCTTTTACCACGACTCGGCCGCCGCACTTATCGAAGACGGTCGGATTGTTGCCGCTGCACAGGAAGAGCGCTTCTCGCGCAGGAAAGGAGATGCCGGGTTTCCTGCCCACGCGGTTGACTACTGCCTGAGCGAGGCCGGCATAACCACCGCCGAGCTGGATGCGGTCTGTTATTACGACAAGCCAATCATCACCTTTGAGCGGCTGCTGTCCAGCTATCTGCACCGTGCCCCGTTCGGGCTGCGCAGCTTCCTCAAGGCCATGCCGGTGTGGTTCAAACAGAAACTCTGGATGGAGGACGTAATCCGCTCGCACCTCCCCGGTGACCGGCAGATAAACGACAGGATCGAGATCCTGTTTGCACGCCACCATCACAGCCATGCTGCCAGCGCCTTCTATCCCAGCCCGTTCGAGCATGCCGCGGTAGTCACCCTGGACGGTGTCGGCGAGTGGGACACCACCACCATCGGCCGCGGCAGCGGCACCAGCCTGCAGCTTGAGCGCAGTATCCATTTCCCGCATTCACTGGGGCTGTACTACTCGGCCTTTACCTACTACTGCGGCTTCAAGGTGAACTCCGGTGAATACAAGCTGATGGGTCTGGCCCCCTACGGTACCCCCCGCTATGCCCAGCAGATACGCGACCATATTCTGCAGCTTGCCGCAGACGGCAGCTTTACCCTGAATCAGCGCTACTTTAACTATGTCTCCGGGCTGAAAATGATTAACCGCCGATTCGAGAAGCTCTTCGGCGCACCTGCCCTGCCGCAGGGGGCAGCCCCCACCCCGTTTTACATGGATATTGCTGCCAGTGCCCAGGTTGTACTGGAGGAGGCGGTGCTGGCAATCGCGCGCCATGCCCGGGAACTGACCGGCGAGCGCTACCTGGTACTGGCCGGTGGTGTCGCCCTGAACAGTGTAGCCAACTTCAAGCTGCTGCAGCAAGCCGGGTTTGACGACATCTGGATCCAGCCTGCTGCAGGGGATGCCGGCGGGGCTGTAGGTGCAGCCCTGTATGCCGCCCATGCCCTGCATAGCCAGCCACGCCCGCACCTTAACACGGCACCGGGAGCCGACCACCCCGTCTACGCCCCGCCGCAGGACGGGATGAACGGGGGGGCACTCGGGCCGCACTACCGCGAACCGGAAGCCGCCAGCCAGCTGGATAGCCTGCAGGCGGTATACACCAGACTGCCCGACGATGAGCTGTTTCGCACCGTGGCCGAGGATATTGCCAACGGCAGGGTAGTCGGGTGGTTCGACGGGCGTATGGAGTTCGGCCCCCGCGCATTGGGTCGCCGCTCGATCCTGGGAGACGCCCGCAGCCCCGAGATGCAGCGGACCATGAACCTCAAGATAAAATTCCGTGAGGGATTTCGCCCCTTCGCGCCGGTCGTGGCCGCCAGCCATACCGCTGAATGGTTCAACATCGATCGCAGCTCGCCGTACATGCTGCTGGTCTGCCCCGTAGCCGAAGGGAAGCTACTGCCGGCACCAGCACACGAACCCAGCGGGTTCGAGCGGCTGCAGGTCAGCCGCTCGCAGATACCGGCGGTGACCCATGTAGACAGCAGCGCTCGTATCCAGACCGTGCACCCGGAGACCAACCCGCGCTTCGCCGCCCTGCTGCAGGCCTTTTATGAGCTTACCGGCTGCCCGGTTATGATCAACACCAGCTTTAATGTGCGCGGCGAGCCGATTGTGTGCCGACCGGAGGATGCCTATCGCTGTTTTCTTGGCACCGATATGGATGCCCTGGTAGTCGGCAACCTGTACCTGCGCAAACAGGATCAACCCGGACGTACCGAGTTCACCCAGGAACTGCTGCAGGAATGGAGGGACAGCCATGTTATCGATTAA